The Glycine soja cultivar W05 chromosome 8, ASM419377v2, whole genome shotgun sequence genome has a window encoding:
- the LOC114422148 gene encoding leucine-rich repeat receptor-like serine/threonine-protein kinase At1g17230: MMAILECSNSFHFLNGVYMVLLFCLGIMVLVNSVNEEGLSLLRFKASLLDPNNNLYNWDSSDLTPCNWTGVYCTGSVVTSVKLYQLNLSGALAPSICNLPKLLELNLSKNFISGPIPDGFVDCCGLEVLDLCTNRLHGPLLTPIWKITTLRKLYLCENYMFGEVPEELGNLVSLEELVIYSNNLTGRIPSSIGKLKQLRVIRAGLNALSGPIPAEISECESLEILGLAQNQLEGSIPRELQKLQNLTNIVLWQNTFSGEIPPEIGNISSLELLALHQNSLIGGVPKEIGKLSQLKRLYVYTNMLNGTIPPELGNCTKAIEIDLSENHLIGTIPKELGMISNLSLLHLFENNLQGHIPRELGQLRVLRNLDLSLNNLTGTIPLEFQNLTYMEDLQLFDNQLEGVIPPHLGVIRNLTILDISANNLVGMIPINLCGYQKLQFLSLGSNRLFGNIPYSLKTCKSLVQLMLGDNLLTGSLPVELYELHNLTALELYQNQFSGIINPGIGQLRNLERLRLSANYFEGYLPPEIGNLPQLVTFNVSSNRFSGSIPHELGNCVRLQRLDLSRNHFTGMLPNEIGNLVNLELLKVSDNMLSGEIPGTLGNLIRLTDLELGGNQFSGSISFHLGRLGALQIALNLSHNKLSGLIPDSLGNLQMLESLYLNDNELVGEIPSSIGNLLSLVICNVSNNKLVGTVPDTTTFRKMDFTNFAGNNGLCRVGTNHCHQSLSPSHAAKHSWIRNGSSREIIVSIVSGVVGLVSLIFIVCICFAMRRRSRAAFVSLEGQTKTHVLDNYYFPKEGFTYQDLLEATGNFSEAAVLGRGACGTVYKAAMSDGEVIAVKKLNSRGEGANNVDKSFLAEISTLGKIRHRNIVKLYGFCYHEDSNLLLYEYMENGSLGEQLHSSATTCALDWGSRYKIALGAAEGLCYLHYDCKPQIIHRDIKSNNILLDEVFQAHVGDFGLAKLIDFSYSKSMSAVAGSYGYIAPEYAYTMKVTEKCDIYSFGVVLLELITGRSPVQPLEQGGDLVTCVRRAIQASVPASELFDKRLNLSAPKTVEEMSLILKIALFCTSTSPLNRPTMREVIAMLIDAREYVSNSPTSPTSESPLDEDDGISSKDGGFEL, translated from the exons ATGATGGCAATATTGGAGTGTAGTAATAGTTTCCACTTCCTAAATGGGGTTTACATGGTGCTGTTGTTTTGTCTTGGTATTATGGTCCTTGTGAATTCGGTTAATGAAGAGGGTTTGAGTCTTTTGAGATTCAAAGCTTCCCTTCTTGACCCAAACAACAATCTCTATAACTGGGATTCTTCTGATTTGACTCCTTGCAATTGGACTGGTGTGTACTGCACAGGTTCAGTGGTAACTTCTGTGAAACTTTACCAACTCAATCTGTCTGGTGCTTTGGCTCCTTCCATCTGTAATCTTCCAAAGCTTCTTGAGTTGAATTTGTCAAAAAATTTCATCTCTGGCCCCATTCCTGATGGTTTTGTTGACTGTTGTGGTTTGGAGGTTTTGGACCTTTGCACAAATAGGCTTCATGGACCCCTTCTGACCCCTATTTGGAAAATCACAACACTTAGAAAGCTTTACTTGTGTGAAAACTACATGTTTGGTGAAGTGCCAGAGGAGCTTGGGAATTTGGTATCACTTGAGGAGTTGGTCATTTATAGCAATAACTTAACTGGAAGAATTCCATCATCAATAGGAAAGTTGAAGCAGCTTAGAGTTATAAGGGCAGGTTTGAATGCACTCTCAGGGCCAATACCTGCTGAAATCAGTGAGTGTGAGAGCTTGGAGATATTGGGGTTGGCACAGAATCAGCTAGAAGGTTCAATTCCAAGGGAGCTACAAAAGCTTCAGAACCTCACCAATATAGTTCTGTGGCAAAACACTTTCTCTGGGGAGATTCCTCCAGAGATTGGAAACATTAGTAGCTTGGAACTGCTTGCTTTGCACCAAAATTCACTGATTGGTGGTGTCCCTAAGGAAATTGGGAAGCTGTCCCAGCTTAAGAGGTTGTACGTGTACACCAACATGTTGAATGGAACAATTCCACCAGAGCTAGGGAACTGCACAAAAGCTATTGAGATAGACCTTTCTGAGAACCATTTGATTGGGACCATTCCCAAGGAGTTGGGAATGATCTCTAATCTTAGCTTGCTTCATCTGTTTGAGAACAATCTGCAGGGTCATATTCCAAGGGAGCTTGGTCAGTTGAGGGTGCTAAGAAATTTAGACCTGTCACTGAATAACTTGACAGGTACAATTCCCCTTGAGTTTCAAAACCTTACATACATGGAGGATTTACAGCTGTTTGACAATCAACTTGAGGGTGTGATTCCTCCTCATCTTGGAGTTATTAGAAACCTTACTATTCTTGATATATCTGCAAACAACCTTGTTGGTATGATACCCATCAATCTTTGTGGATATCAGAAGCTGCAATTCCTTAGCCTTGGTTCAAATAGGTTGTTTGGAAACATTCCTTATAGCCTCAAAACATGCAAATCTCTTGTGCAGCTTATGCTAGGGGACAACCTTTTGACAGGAAGCCTACCTGTGGAATTGTATGAGCTTCACAATCTCACTGCACTTGAACTCTATCAGAACCAGTTTTCGGGGATAATAAACCCGGGTATAGGCCAACTTAGGAATCTAGAGAGGCTTCGGTTGTCGGCTAACTACTTTGAAGGCTATCTCCCTCCTGAGATTGGAAATTTGCCACAACTGGTCACATTCAATGTTTCCTCTAACCGTTTCAGTGGAAGCATTCCTCATGAGTTGGGAAACTGTGTTAGACTGCAGAGGCTTGATCTTAGCAGGAACCACTTCACTGGCATGCTTCCAAATGAAATTGGCAACTTGGTGAACTTGGAGCTGTTGAAAGTTTCTGATAACATGCTCTCAGGAGAAATACCAGGCACTTTGGGGAATCTTATTAGGCTCACAGACCTGGAACTAGGTGGCAACCAGTTTTCAGGAAGCATCTCTTTTCACTTGGGAAGACTGGGAGCTCTTCAGATTGCACTTAACCTGAGCCATAACAAACTTTCTGGCTTAATTCCTGATAGCCTTGGGAACTTGCAAATGCTAGAGTCCCTTTATCTAAATGACAATGAACTTGTTGGTGAAATTCCTTCATCAATTGGTAACCTTCTCAGTCTTGTAATATGCAATGTATCTAACAACAAGCTGGTAGGAACTGTTCCAGACACCACTACATTTAGAAAGATGGATTTCACAAACTTTGCTGGGAACAACGGCTTGTGCCGTGTTGGTACCAATCACTGCCATCAATCTCTATCTCCCTCTCATGCTGCAAAACATAGCTGGATCAGAAATGGTTCATCAAGGGAAATTATAGTGAGTATTGTTTCTGGGGTGGTTGGACTAGTTTCTCTAATTTTCATAGTGTGTATATGTTTCGCCATGAGGCGGCGTAGCCGTGCTGCTTTTGTTTCACTTGAAGGGCAAACAAAGACTCATGTCTTAGATAACTACTACTTTCCTAAAGAAGGCTTTACATACCAGGATCTCTTGGAAGCCACAGGAAATTTTTCAGAAGCTGCAGTTCTAGGAAGAGGAGCTTGTGGCACTGTTTACAAGGCTGCTATGAGTGATGGTGAAGTTATTGCTGTCAAGAAACTGAATTCCCGTGGAGAAGGAGCGAATAATGTTGACAAAAGCTTCCTTGCTGAGATTTCAACTCTTGGAAAGATCAGGCACAGGAACATTGTGAAGCTGTATGGATTTTGCTACCATGAGGATTCTAATCTTCTCTTGTATGAATACATGGAAAATGGAAGCCTTGGAGAACAACTTCATTCAAGTGCAACCACTTGTGCATTGGATTGGGGTAGTCGATATAAAATTGCTCTCGGAGCAGCAGAAGGCTTATGCTATCTTCATTATGATTGTAAGCCTCAGATCATCCATCGCGATATAAAGTCAAACAACATATTGCTTGATGAGGTGTTTCAGGCTCATGTTGGAGACTTTGGCTTGGCTAAGTTGATTGATTTTTCCTACTCAAAATCCATGTCTGCTGTGGCAGGTTCATATGGCTACATTGCCCCAG AATATGCTTACACCATGAAGGTGACTGAGAAGTGTGACATCTATAGCTTTGGGGTAGTTTTGCTGGAACTAATTACTGGGAGGTCACCTGTTCAACCTTTGGAACAAGGTGGAGATTTAGTGACTTGTGTGAGAAGAGCAATTCAAGCATCAGTACCAGCATCTGAATTATTTGACAAGAGATTGAATCTTAGTGCACCAAAGACAGTTGAAGAAATGTCTCTAATTCTTAAAATAGCCCTGTTCTGCACCAGCACATCTCCACTAAATAGACCTACAATGAGAGAGGTCATTGCAATGTTGATTGATGCTAGGGAATATGTCAGCAACTCACCAACCTCTCCCACATCAGAATCTCCATTGGATGAGGATGATGGCATTTCTTCCAAAG